The Mesorhizobium sp. AR10 genome includes the window CGGGCTTGCCGTCGCCAATCTGCAGGCCGACTTCTTCAACCAGATCAAGCAATCGGTCGAAGCCTACGGCAAGGAAAAGGGCATCGAAGTCGTCACCGTCGACGCCAAGGGCGATTCGGCGACCCAGGTCAGCCAGGTGCAGGACCTGATCACGCAGAACATCGATGCGCTGATCTACATCCCGGCCGGCGCCACCGCCGCCACGGTGCCGACCAAGACGGCCAAGGCTGCCGGCATTCCGGTCATCAATGTCGACCGCAATGCCGACGGCGCGCCGGGCGACACCTTCATCGCCACCAACAGCGTGGCCTCGGCCCAGGCGGTGTGCGACTACATCGCCAAGCAGGCCGGCGGCAAGGGCGAGTTGATCATCATCCACGGCCAGAAGGGCACGACGCCCGAGGTCGACCGTTCGAAGGGTTGCGGCGAAGCGCTCAAGGCCTATCCTGATATCAAGGTGGTCGGCGAGCTGTGGAGCGAAGGCTGGCACCAGGATGAAGGCTTCAAGCTGACGCAGGATCTGCTGCAGGCGCATCCCGACGTGTCGATCGTCATCGGCCAGGCCGACGCGCTGGCGCTCGGTGCTGCCCAGGCGGTCAAGGTCGCCAATCCCGGCCACAAGGTCTGGGTTGCCGGCTTCGACGGCGACGTGGCGGCGCTCAAGGCGCTGAAGGACGGTGTCTTCGACGTGACCGCGACGCAGCAGACGCAAGGCATGGGCCGGCTTGCCGTCGATGCGGCGATCAAGCTGGTGGCCGGCGAAACCATTCCCGCCGAACAGCTGCAGGACGCGACGCTGACCACCAAGGACAATGTCGAGCAGTTCATCGAAAAGCATCCTTGATCAGTCGACGAGCGAAACGATGTCCTTGAACCCGCGCCAAGCCGAGAGCCCCCATCTGGGGCTCTCCGTCAACGGCCTCTGCAAGAGCTATGGACCGGTCCAGGTCCTGGCCGATGCGAGCTTTGAGGTGCGGCCGGGCGAGGTCGTGGCGCTGCTTGGCGAAAATGGCGCCGGCAAGTCCACCGTTTCCAATATCATTGCCGGGTCGACCAAGCCCGATGCCGGCAGCATCATGTGGCGGGGGAAGCCCTATTCCCCCGCCTCTCCCGCCGCCGCCATCGATGCCGGCGTCGGCATGATCCACCAGGAGCTGAAGCTGCTGCCGGATCTATCGGTCGCCGAGAACGTCTATGTCGGGCGGCTGCCGATGCGCGGCGGCCGCATCGACCGCGCCGCCATGAATGCGCAGGCATCGGCTCAGCTGAAACGGCTTGGCCTCGATGTCTCGCCGGAGCGCAAGGTGCGCACGCTGCGCATTGCGGCCCAGCAGCAGGTCGAGATCGCCAAGGCGCTGACGCTCAATGCCGAGCTGCTGATCTTCGACGAACCGACGGCAGCCCTTGGCGGCGAGGAAACGGAGTTGCTGTTCCAGCAGATCCGCAAGCTCAAGGCCGAGGGCATGTCCTTCATCTATATCAGCCACCGGCTGGACGAGATCGCGCAGATTGCCGACCGCGTGGTGGTGATGCGCGACGGGCGTATCGTCGCCCGGCACGAGCGCGCCGACATTCCGGTGCGCACCGTGGTCGAGCAGATGGTTGGCCGCTCGGTCGAGCGGATGTTCCCACAATTGTCGCCGCCGGGCGACCAGATGCTGCTCGAGGTCGAGAACCTGTCGTCGCCGGAGAAGAGCTTCAACAATGTCAGTTTTTCGGTGCGCGCCGGTGAAATCCTCGGCATCGCCGGGCTGATCGGCGCCGGACGCACGGAGCTGGTGCGGGCGATCGCCGGCGCCGATCCGATTTCATCAGGGTCTGTGCGTGTTGCCGGCAAACCAGTGCATCTCAGCGGCCCGGCGGCGGCGATCAAAGCCGGTGTGGTGCTGGTGCCGGAAGACCGCAAGGCGCAAGGCGTGGTGCTCGACCAGACGATCGGCGAAAATTTGGCGTTCGGCAATTTCGACCATGTGGCGCCGAATGGCTGGGTCTTTCCGAAGGCAGTGCAGAAATTCGCCGAGGCCGGCATCTCCAGGCTCGGCGTCAAGGGCAGACCGGGCCAGGCGGTCAGCAAGCTGTCCGGCGGCAACCAGCAGAAGGTGATCATCGCCAAATGGGTGTCGCGGCCGCCCAAGGTGTTTATCCTCGACGAGCCGACGCGCGGCATCGATGTCGGCGCGCGCGCCGCGATCTACGACGTCATCGCCGACCTCGCCCGCTCCGGCATGGCGGTGGTGGTGGTGAGCTCCGATCTCGAGGAGGTGCTCGGCCTGTCGCATCGCGTGCTGGTGCTGAGCCGCGGCCGCCAGCGCGGCATCCTCGACCGAAGCGAAGCCAGCAACGTTGCCGTCATGGAACTCGCCACCAGCTAGGACAGCGAATCGGAACAAAGCGCAGCAGGTGATATCCTCCCAGGCACCGGACCGCGCGGGCGTCAGCCAAGGGCTGGCGCCCCTTCATTTCGGGAGGGCCGGCGGTTGGAGGAGAGGAACCGACGATGACACTATTCGATCTTCATGGGGATGTTGCGCTGGTCACTGGCGCCGGCAGCGGCATCGGGCAAGCGATCGCCATTGGCCTCGCCGAAGCCGGCGCCGACATTGCTTGTTTCGGCCACACCTCCAAGGGTGGGCTGGAGGAGACGGCGCACAGGATTGCAGCACTCGGCCGCAAGGCATTGGTGCTGACCGGCACGGTAACTTCGGAGACCGATCTCGCAGCCGCGATCGAGCGCACGGAAACCGAACTCGGCGCGCTGACCATCGCCGTCAACAATGCCGGCATTGCCGGAGCCGAGCCGGCCGAGACGCTGTCGCTGGAGAAGTGGCAGAAGATCTACGACGTCAATGTCAGCGGCGTGTTCCTGTCCTGCCAGGCCGAGGCGCGCGCAATGCTGGCGCGGCGCAAGGGATCGATCATCAACATCGCCTCGATGTCGGGTTCTATCGTCAACCGCGGTTTGACCCAGGCGCATTACAATTCATCGAAGGCCGCCGTCATCCACATGTCGAAGAGCCTCGCCATGGAATGGGCGGATCGCGGTCTGCGCGTCAATGTGGTGAGCCCCGGCTACACGCTGACACCGATGAACAAGCGTCCGGAAGTCGCCGAACAGGTGAAGATCTTCGAGCGCGACACCCCGATGGGGCGCATGGCGACGCCGGAGGAGATGGTCGGCCCGACCGTGTTCCTGGCCAGCCGCGCCGCGAGTTTCGTCACCGGCATCGACCTCATCGTCGATGGCGGCTTTGTCTGCTGGTAGGAGAAAAAATGCAGAAGCGTTTTGAGGGAAAGACGGCGGTCATCACAGGTGCCAGCGGCGGCATTGGTGCTGCGATGGCGAAACGCTTCGCGGCTGAAGGTGCTGCCGTCGTCGTCAGCGCCATCGACCCGCGCGTCGACGAGGTTGCCGCCAGCCTGAAGGCGGCGGGTGCCAAGGTCGCGTCGATGCGGATCGACGTGACCAAAAAAGATGAGGTCACTGCCCTCTACGATCTGGCCGAGCAACAGTTCGGCCGCGTCGACATCTCCGTGCAGAATGCCGGTGTCATCACCATCGCCAGGATCGAGGCGATGACCGAGGCCGAGTGGGACAAGGTGATGGCGGTCAATACCAAGGGCGTGTTTCTGTGCTGCCAGGAGGCGATCGCGCGCATCCGCAAGCATGGCGATGGCGGCCGGCTGATCAACACCGCATCCGGCCAGGCGCGGCAGGGTTTCATCTTCACACCGCACTATGCGGCGTCGAAATTCGGCGTCGTCGGCATCACCCAGAGCCTGGCCAAGGAAGTGGCGAAGGAGAAGATCACCGTCAACGCCATCTGCCCCGGCATCATCGACACCGACATGTGGGCCTATAACGACGCCGCATGGGGCAGACTGATGGGCGACTACAAGCCCGGCGAGTTGATGGCCGAATGGGTCAAGAACATCCCGATGGGTCGCGCCGGCAGTGGCGAAGACGTTTCGGGCCTGGTCAGCTTTCTCGCCAGCGACGACGCGACCTACATCACCGGCCAGACCATCAACGTCGATGGCGGCCTGATCATGTCGTGAGGACACCGGAACGGCCGTGCGCCGTTCGAATTGCACGCAGAAATAGCAATATGCGTTGCGCGGCATAGACGTTGGTATATATAATTTCATCCCATGAAACGGCTTTGGCGAGATGGGGCTTGCCAGGTTGACAGCCGAGATCATGGGACCTTGATGGCTCGCACGTCTCAGAGCGCCGCATGAGCGGCGATCGTTCCGCGGATGATTGCTCGCGCAGCAATCCATCTGATGCCATGACGCGATCCCCTCCGACACCACATCTTCAAGAGATTGAGCACCAACCGTTCTGCGCCGGCATCAGCACCGGCAGCAGTGTGGTGCCAGCGGCCTTGCGCAACGACGAGCTTTTCCAACACAATCAAAAAAAGACGCAAGAAGGGAACGACTAAGAACTTCCACATGGTTTCACAGGAGAACATGCATGTCATTTCGGAGTGTGATTTCGAGCCTATCAATGGGAGCCTTCGCACTTGCCGCGGCAAGTGCACTGACGCCTTCGGCCCAAGCGGCGGCGCCTGAATCAAACGACCCTATCAAGATCGCGCTGTTCGACTGGACCAGTGTCAATCTGAACGCCAAGATTCTTGGCGGCATCTTGGAAAAGCTCGGCTACACCGTCGAATACCCGACCGCCGATTATCTCTCCAGCCTGACCACCGGCCTCACCAATGGCGATCTCGATGTCGGCATGGAGTTCTGGGACACGACGGCCGGCGAAGCCATGAAGGCTTCCGATGCGACCGGCCAAACCGAGCGCCTCGGCAAGCTTGGACCCAAGGCCAAGGAAGAATGGTGGTTTCCCGAATACATGAAGGAAAAATGCCCCGGCCTGCCGAACTGGGAAGCGCTGAAGGATCCGAAATGCGCCGAGGCGTTCTCGACCGCCGAAACGGCGCCGAACGGCCGCTATCTCGGCGGCCCCGTGACATGGGAAGGCTTTGACGACGAACGCGTCGTCGCGCTGAAACTGCCCTTCACCGTCATCCATGCCGGCACCGACGCGGCGATGTTCGCCGAACTGGATTCGGCCTATCAGCGCAAGGCGCCGATCATGCTGTGGATCTATTCGCCGCATTGGGCGCCGGCCAAGTACAAGGGCGAGTGGGTAGAATTCCCCGAATATACGCCGGAGTGCTACACCGACCCGAAATGGGGCGGGAACCCCGACGCCAAATATGATTGCGGCAAGCCGCATGGTGAGATCTGGAAATATTCCTGGGCCGGCATGAAGGACAAATGGCCGGTCGCCTACAAGGTGGCGAAAGCCTACACGGTCGACACCGACGAGCTCAATAAGATGAGTGGCGAGATCGATCTCGAAGGCAAGACGCCGGAAGAGGTCGCCGCCGCCTGGATCGCCGCCCACGAAGCCGACTGGAAAGCCTGGGCGCAGTGATCGTTCCGACTGGAGGACCCGGCCCTTGTGGTCGGGTCTCTATCCCTATTCCAGAAGGACGATCGCATGACGGAAGCGACTGAACAGGTGCCGAATGCCGCGGTCAAGGATGCCCGCCTGATAAAGCTTGCCTGCCGCAATGTCTGGAAGCTGTTCGGATCGAACGCCGCCAGTTTCATCCGCCAGCGCGACGGCAAAGCCAGTATGGCTGATATCGCCGCGGCCGGGCTGGTCGGCGCAGTGCGCGCCGTCGACCTCGAAATCCGCCAGGGCGAGATCTTCATCATCATGGGCCTTTCCGGCTCCGGCAAATCGACGCTGGTGCGCTGCATGTCGCGGCTGGTCGAGCCGACGCATGGGAAGGTCGAATTCGAGGGCAAGGATCTCTTGAAGATTTCCGATGCCGCACTGATCGAATTGCGGCGCCACCGCATGGGCATGGTGTTCCAGAATTTTGCTCTGCTGCCGCATCTCAACGTGCTGGAGAACATCGCCTTTCCGCTCAGCATCCAGGGGCAGGACCGGCCGACACGCGAAGCACGGGCGCGTGAAGTCATCGAACTCGTCGGCCTGCGCGGCCGCGAGCATTTCTATCCGCG containing:
- a CDS encoding sugar ABC transporter substrate-binding protein, with amino-acid sequence MLTKRSLLLAAAAVIPLLGLSDMASAKDAKKLGLAVANLQADFFNQIKQSVEAYGKEKGIEVVTVDAKGDSATQVSQVQDLITQNIDALIYIPAGATAATVPTKTAKAAGIPVINVDRNADGAPGDTFIATNSVASAQAVCDYIAKQAGGKGELIIIHGQKGTTPEVDRSKGCGEALKAYPDIKVVGELWSEGWHQDEGFKLTQDLLQAHPDVSIVIGQADALALGAAQAVKVANPGHKVWVAGFDGDVAALKALKDGVFDVTATQQTQGMGRLAVDAAIKLVAGETIPAEQLQDATLTTKDNVEQFIEKHP
- a CDS encoding ABC transporter substrate-binding protein; protein product: MSFRSVISSLSMGAFALAAASALTPSAQAAAPESNDPIKIALFDWTSVNLNAKILGGILEKLGYTVEYPTADYLSSLTTGLTNGDLDVGMEFWDTTAGEAMKASDATGQTERLGKLGPKAKEEWWFPEYMKEKCPGLPNWEALKDPKCAEAFSTAETAPNGRYLGGPVTWEGFDDERVVALKLPFTVIHAGTDAAMFAELDSAYQRKAPIMLWIYSPHWAPAKYKGEWVEFPEYTPECYTDPKWGGNPDAKYDCGKPHGEIWKYSWAGMKDKWPVAYKVAKAYTVDTDELNKMSGEIDLEGKTPEEVAAAWIAAHEADWKAWAQ
- a CDS encoding SDR family oxidoreductase gives rise to the protein MQKRFEGKTAVITGASGGIGAAMAKRFAAEGAAVVVSAIDPRVDEVAASLKAAGAKVASMRIDVTKKDEVTALYDLAEQQFGRVDISVQNAGVITIARIEAMTEAEWDKVMAVNTKGVFLCCQEAIARIRKHGDGGRLINTASGQARQGFIFTPHYAASKFGVVGITQSLAKEVAKEKITVNAICPGIIDTDMWAYNDAAWGRLMGDYKPGELMAEWVKNIPMGRAGSGEDVSGLVSFLASDDATYITGQTINVDGGLIMS
- a CDS encoding sugar ABC transporter ATP-binding protein, whose amino-acid sequence is MSLNPRQAESPHLGLSVNGLCKSYGPVQVLADASFEVRPGEVVALLGENGAGKSTVSNIIAGSTKPDAGSIMWRGKPYSPASPAAAIDAGVGMIHQELKLLPDLSVAENVYVGRLPMRGGRIDRAAMNAQASAQLKRLGLDVSPERKVRTLRIAAQQQVEIAKALTLNAELLIFDEPTAALGGEETELLFQQIRKLKAEGMSFIYISHRLDEIAQIADRVVVMRDGRIVARHERADIPVRTVVEQMVGRSVERMFPQLSPPGDQMLLEVENLSSPEKSFNNVSFSVRAGEILGIAGLIGAGRTELVRAIAGADPISSGSVRVAGKPVHLSGPAAAIKAGVVLVPEDRKAQGVVLDQTIGENLAFGNFDHVAPNGWVFPKAVQKFAEAGISRLGVKGRPGQAVSKLSGGNQQKVIIAKWVSRPPKVFILDEPTRGIDVGARAAIYDVIADLARSGMAVVVVSSDLEEVLGLSHRVLVLSRGRQRGILDRSEASNVAVMELATS
- a CDS encoding SDR family oxidoreductase, with amino-acid sequence MTLFDLHGDVALVTGAGSGIGQAIAIGLAEAGADIACFGHTSKGGLEETAHRIAALGRKALVLTGTVTSETDLAAAIERTETELGALTIAVNNAGIAGAEPAETLSLEKWQKIYDVNVSGVFLSCQAEARAMLARRKGSIINIASMSGSIVNRGLTQAHYNSSKAAVIHMSKSLAMEWADRGLRVNVVSPGYTLTPMNKRPEVAEQVKIFERDTPMGRMATPEEMVGPTVFLASRAASFVTGIDLIVDGGFVCW